One genomic window of Mercenaria mercenaria strain notata chromosome 2, MADL_Memer_1, whole genome shotgun sequence includes the following:
- the LOC123564131 gene encoding coagulation factor IX-like isoform X2, which produces MNSLTTLYSVLALLFGYQSYAEYQGIREKRFVDDGLIPVTNGCKQMIDVSSDGNILSPNFGLSNYPSDSICTWMLRVPAGEVIRLQFNTFKLENTRQCSRDYLRIFDGIDAFATVLGNLCGDFIPSDVVSTGNQMLLMLRTDSTNEYEGFNITYMHENKTENNMCGRPAIQPREDHRRQHSAIGRTALPHSWPWMVSLRINGSHTCGGAIIHEKWVLTAAHCFERNRHIIEWTVAAGKINKEKAENVEQIRHVERIIVHSSYMTTVNDIALVKLESPFTLNSYVSIVCLPKEEPKQYQQGYATGWGEVLDKCCPGKLMQVMLPIMPRSWCIKTNHLGDQVTEEVFCAGFGERGLDTCQGSSGDPFVVQESNVWFIYGISTYGSLCEAVKFLGVFTKVFSYVNWIREEVGANF; this is translated from the exons atgaattctttaACTACTTTATATTCTGTGCTGGCGCTGCTTTTTGGATATCAGTCCTATGCGG AGTACCAGGGAATTCGAGAGAAACGATTTGTAG ACGATGGGCTGATCCCAGTGACGAACGGTTGCAAGCAGATGATAGACGTATCTAGTGACGGCAATATTTTATCACCTAATTTTGGCTTGTCCAACTACCCGTCAGATTCGATATGTACGTGGATGCTACGAGTTCCCGCTGGCGAAGTAATACGACTACAGTTTAATACTTTCAA ACTTGAGAACACGAGGCAATGTTCGAGGGATTATTTGCGAATCTTCGATGGAATCGATGCATTTGCAACAGTTCTTGGTAATTTATGTGGGGACTTTATTCCCTCTGATGTCGTATCAACAGGAAACCAGATGCTGCTGATGCTACGAACAGACTCCACCAATGAATATGAAGGATTCAATATAACGtacatgcatgaaaataaaacag AGAATAACATGTGCGGTAGACCAGCCATACAACCAAGAGAAGACCACAGAAGACAACATTCAGCTATTGGACGGACGGCGTTGCCACATAGTTGGCCATGGATGGTTTCGCTCCGGATTAATGGTAGCCACACGTGTGGTGGAGCAATCATACATGAAAAATGGGTTTTAACAGCAGCTCATTGTTTTGAACG TAATCGACATATAATAGAATGGACAGTAGCAGCGGGCAAAATCAACAAAGAGAAAGCAGAAAACGTCGAGCAGATACGCCATGTGGAAAGAATTATTGTTCACTCGAGCTACATGACTACAGTAAATGATATAGCACTGGTTAAATTGGAATCACCGTTTACTTTGAATAGTTACGTCAGTATTGTATGTCTACCAAAAGAAGAACCAAAACAATATCAGCAAGGCTACGCTACAGGATGGGGAGAAGTTTTAG ACAAATGTTGTCCAGGTAAACTTATGCAGGTCATGTTACCAATTATGCCAAGAAGTTGGTGTATAAAGACCAATCATCTAGGTGATCAAGTAACCGAGGAAGTGTTCTGCGCTGGTTTTGGAGAACGCGGACTAGACACATGTCAG GGAAGCAGTGGTGACCCTTTTGTTGTACAAGAGTCGAATGTTTGGTTTATTTATGGAATTTCAACGTATGGCTCCCTTTGTGAAG CGGTAAAGTTTCTTGGGGTCTTTACAAAGGTATTCAGCTATGTCAACTGGATCAGGGAGGAAGTCGGAGCTAATTTTTAG
- the LOC123564131 gene encoding coagulation factor IX-like isoform X1, giving the protein MNSLTTLYSVLALLFGYQSYAEYQGIREKRFVADDGLIPVTNGCKQMIDVSSDGNILSPNFGLSNYPSDSICTWMLRVPAGEVIRLQFNTFKLENTRQCSRDYLRIFDGIDAFATVLGNLCGDFIPSDVVSTGNQMLLMLRTDSTNEYEGFNITYMHENKTENNMCGRPAIQPREDHRRQHSAIGRTALPHSWPWMVSLRINGSHTCGGAIIHEKWVLTAAHCFERNRHIIEWTVAAGKINKEKAENVEQIRHVERIIVHSSYMTTVNDIALVKLESPFTLNSYVSIVCLPKEEPKQYQQGYATGWGEVLDKCCPGKLMQVMLPIMPRSWCIKTNHLGDQVTEEVFCAGFGERGLDTCQGSSGDPFVVQESNVWFIYGISTYGSLCEAVKFLGVFTKVFSYVNWIREEVGANF; this is encoded by the exons atgaattctttaACTACTTTATATTCTGTGCTGGCGCTGCTTTTTGGATATCAGTCCTATGCGG AGTACCAGGGAATTCGAGAGAAACGATTTGTAG CAGACGATGGGCTGATCCCAGTGACGAACGGTTGCAAGCAGATGATAGACGTATCTAGTGACGGCAATATTTTATCACCTAATTTTGGCTTGTCCAACTACCCGTCAGATTCGATATGTACGTGGATGCTACGAGTTCCCGCTGGCGAAGTAATACGACTACAGTTTAATACTTTCAA ACTTGAGAACACGAGGCAATGTTCGAGGGATTATTTGCGAATCTTCGATGGAATCGATGCATTTGCAACAGTTCTTGGTAATTTATGTGGGGACTTTATTCCCTCTGATGTCGTATCAACAGGAAACCAGATGCTGCTGATGCTACGAACAGACTCCACCAATGAATATGAAGGATTCAATATAACGtacatgcatgaaaataaaacag AGAATAACATGTGCGGTAGACCAGCCATACAACCAAGAGAAGACCACAGAAGACAACATTCAGCTATTGGACGGACGGCGTTGCCACATAGTTGGCCATGGATGGTTTCGCTCCGGATTAATGGTAGCCACACGTGTGGTGGAGCAATCATACATGAAAAATGGGTTTTAACAGCAGCTCATTGTTTTGAACG TAATCGACATATAATAGAATGGACAGTAGCAGCGGGCAAAATCAACAAAGAGAAAGCAGAAAACGTCGAGCAGATACGCCATGTGGAAAGAATTATTGTTCACTCGAGCTACATGACTACAGTAAATGATATAGCACTGGTTAAATTGGAATCACCGTTTACTTTGAATAGTTACGTCAGTATTGTATGTCTACCAAAAGAAGAACCAAAACAATATCAGCAAGGCTACGCTACAGGATGGGGAGAAGTTTTAG ACAAATGTTGTCCAGGTAAACTTATGCAGGTCATGTTACCAATTATGCCAAGAAGTTGGTGTATAAAGACCAATCATCTAGGTGATCAAGTAACCGAGGAAGTGTTCTGCGCTGGTTTTGGAGAACGCGGACTAGACACATGTCAG GGAAGCAGTGGTGACCCTTTTGTTGTACAAGAGTCGAATGTTTGGTTTATTTATGGAATTTCAACGTATGGCTCCCTTTGTGAAG CGGTAAAGTTTCTTGGGGTCTTTACAAAGGTATTCAGCTATGTCAACTGGATCAGGGAGGAAGTCGGAGCTAATTTTTAG